In Plutella xylostella chromosome 4, ilPluXylo3.1, whole genome shotgun sequence, a genomic segment contains:
- the LOC105386921 gene encoding DNA excision repair protein ERCC-5 homolog — MGVTGLWRLVEPTGKPVPVETLENKVLAVDISIWLHQMVKGYQDAKGAPLPNAHLMGLFQRLCKLLYFRIKPVFVFDGAFPELKRETIAKRQDSKSKYHSESERLKRELALLLSKKTAVSSLLGKQISPKKGPRPDLAQASEDDLFKLPALPIQQDEIDSESEDPDTSSGSIIDIHSVDLDSDNFKQMPAKEKYDVLVELKETRKMNSWGKLHELPKESNNFSDFQMQRLLKRRKVQEVFEETEKEMGSTGMSLNDLECLLNEEGIDTKIESMPTRRIASNSSTRFLLIKNVKQALADARKQKLKAINENTVTEPGPSNVVEEKPSESTTDKTEELDDDLQKAIQMSLECADEPNTSVNSTKTDESWSTFMTDSDNSNQETDSEEHDGFEQTENLSTAKAYIMQYSDYTPRAIDQIVTSNNKRQKGKAKAPKVDKIIEELNKEKSIIVDEVSLSSDDETDTNKQSIEHFIKPVSKSDSEKDIIELNTTQEDIRSSEDEVEIISTNTSIITVDDTQNNIGTLSVDINEDAKNEVLETSKVNVSRKLIPDTTSHSIESESSDDNFEEVPAKHNFIETKLSLPNNATTETESHIIESESSDDDFEEVPVADAGQKPVVELTLNVGEAPEDDIFSDVFTKNSAEDVAVDTYISLYPTADTKLSSNKIEKGSSEKYKNCFIDEECSKETITENCEEFKIQMNKTNQKPDLDFSVHNTNSTDIIAQVSSKPRIKNIPKDKNEEPIYSTDIADTEIASTSSDKQINDTSSELLNKNLEIKTHTIAIAKEPISTEMLNTMAEDIQNEENDLIKEKGRLDRIGRNITEQMTKEAQELLQIFGIPYVVAPMEAEAQCAFLESVNLTDGTITDDSDIWLFGGRTVYKNFFNQKKHVLQFLSERIERSFNLTREQLILLALLVGSDYTTGVNGVGPVTALEILASFPYSKKQLSETNEQARHAKLVAGLQDFKKWVKAGKRTDNTTLKKKLKNVDVADDFPSVRVVQAYLEPNVEKSEAKFSWGELDITILRDYTKSKFGWSQNKFDEIIKPVIKRMQDRQTQRTLQDYFKRKVEFTSLDDQMSKRVKAAVHKMGPETEGSAQVENDADTFKVPQKRKLTKKSKPANNETNEVVSIKTAKPSKSTKKLKTNAEIDGAEISGIVKIKSVADEEKPAVEIKINKTKRFQEVIPQREKDKQGLLQNKMKAIEVFRKTKLDRKTQRKKRRPNLPKEKADLSESSDSD; from the exons ATGGGAGTTACTGGACTGTGGAGACTGGTCGAGCCTACCGGCAAGCCTGTGCCTGTTGAGACCTTGGAAAACAAAGTCTTAGCTGTCG ATATTTCAATATGGTTGCACCAGATGGTGAAAGGTTACCAAGATGCAAAAGGAGCACCGCTACCAAATGCCCATCTTATGGGTTTATTCCAAAGACTGTGCAAGTTGTTATATTTCAGAATCAAACCTGTATTTGTTTTTGATGGAGCGTTCCCAGAATTGAAAAGAGAAACTATT GCTAAGCGTCAGGATAGCAAGTCAAAGTATCATTCTGAGTCAGAACGGCTGAAGCGAGAACTTGCTCTGTTATTGAGTAAAAAGACAGCTGTAAGCAGTCTCCTTGGGAAACAAATATCACCCAAAAAGGGGCCTCGACCTGACTTAGCTCAGGCTTCTGAAGATGACTTATTTAAGTTGCCAGCTTTACCTATTCAACAAGATGAAATTGATTCAGA ATCAGAGGATCCAGACACATCAAGTGGTTCAATAATTGATATACATTCTGTTGATTTGGATTCTGATAATTTCAAGCAAATGCCTGCCAAAGAGAAATATGATGTTCTTGTTGAGTTGAAGGAGACTAGAAAAATGAATTCTTGGGGTAAATTGCATGAACTACCAAAGGAAAGCAATAATTTTTCTGATTTTCAA ATGCAAAGATTGCTCAAAAGAAGAAAAGTTCAGGAAGTTTTTGAAGAAACCGAAAAGGAGATGGGTTCTACTGGAATGTCACTTAATGATCTGGAATGTTTGCTTAATGAAGAAGGCATTGATACGAAAATTGAAAGTATGCCGACACGTAGAATAGCCTCTAACAGTTCTACTAGATTTCTGctcataaaaaatgttaaacaGGCATTAGCTGATGCTAGAAAACAGAAACTCAAAGCTATCAATGAAAATACAGTTACAGAACCAGGCCCAAGCAATGTAGTTGAAGAAAAACCATCAGAGTCTACCACAGATAAAACAGAAGAGTTAGATGATGACTTACAAAAAGCTATACAAATGTCATTAGAATGTGCGGATGAACCTAATACCAGTGTAAATTCAACTAAAACTGATGAATCTTGGTCTACATTCATGACAGATTCAGATAATTCAAACCAAGAAACTGATTCTGAAGAACACGATGGTTTTGAACAGACTGAAAACTTATCTACAGCTAAGGCATATATAATGCAATACAGTGATTACACTCCTAGAGCTATAGATCAAATAGTCACATCAAATAATAAACGACAGAAAGGAAAAGCTAAAGCACCGAAAGTAGACAAAATAATAGAAGAATTAAATAAGGAAAAGTCTATTATCGTAGACGAAGTCAGTCTATCAAGTGATGATGAAACTGATACCAATAAACAAAGTATCGAACATTTCATTAAACCCGTAAGCAAATCAGATTCTGAAAAGGACATTATAGAATTAAATACAACACAAGAAGATATCAGGTCATCTGAAGACGAAGTAGAAATTATATCAACCAACACCTCCATTATAACCGTCGACgacacacaaaataatattggaACTTTATCTGTTGATATAAATGAAGATGCTAAAAATGAAGTTTTGGAAACTAGTAAAGTTAATGTGTCAAGAAAATTAATACCAGACACAACAAGTCATTCAATAGAATCTGAGAGTAGTGATGATAACTTTGAGGAGGTGCCtgcaaaacataattttatagaaactAAACTTAGTTTGCCAAATAATGCCACCACTGAAACTGAAAGTCATATTATAGAATCAGAAAGTAGTGATGATGATTTTGAGGAAGTACCTGTGGCGGATGCAGGACAAAAGCCAGTAGTTGAATTAACATTAAATGTTGGAGAAGCTCCTGAGGATGATATATTTTCTgatgtatttacaaaaaatagtGCCGAAGATGTAGCAGTTGATACTTATATTTCGTTGTATCCAACGGCAGATACTAAATTGTCTAGtaacaaaattgaaaaaggAAGTAgcgaaaaatacaaaaattgtttCATTGATGAAGAATGTAGCAAAGAGACAATAACTGAAAACTGTGAagaatttaaaattcaaatgaataaaacaaatcagAAGCCGGATCTAGATTTTTCTGTACACAACACGAATAGTACTGATATAATTGCACAGGTTTCTTCAAAACCTCGTATTAAGAACATACCAAAAGATAAGAATGAAGAGCCCATTTATAGTACTGACATTGCGGACACGGAGATTGCCAGTACTTCCTCTGATAAACAAATCAATGACACCTCTTCTgaattattaaacaaaaatctAGAAATTAAAACGCATACTATTGCAATTGCTAAAGAACCAATATCAACTGAAATGCTGAACACAATGGCAGAAGACATACAAAATGAGGAAAATGATCTGATCAAAGAAAAAGGCCGTTTGGATCGTATAGGGAGAAACATAACTGAGCAAATGACAAAGGAAGCTCAGGAATTGTTGCAAATATTTGGGATTCCGTATGTTGTTGCACCAATGGAAGCCGAAGCGCAGTGTGCATTTCTAGAAAGTGTTAATCTGACTGACGGCACTATAACTGATGACAGCGATATCTGGTTGTTCGGCGGAAGAACTGTCTACAAAAACTTCTTCAACCAGAAGAAGCATGTGTTACAATTTCTGTCCGAGCGGATTGAAAGATctttta ATTTAACTCGAGAACAACTTATACTCCTGGCTTTGCTAGTGGGCAGTGATTACACGACGGGCGTAAATGGTGTCGGCCCAGTAACTGCTTTGGAAATCCTGGCTTCTTTTCCTTACAGCAAGAAACAACTCTCGGAAACTAATGAACAAGCCCGACATGCCAAGCTTGTGGCTGGTCTGCAAGACTTCAAGAAATGGGTAAAAGCTGGGAAAAGAACAGACAATACCACTTTgaagaaaaaacttaaaaatgtaGATGTTGCTGATGATTTTCCCAGTGTTCGG gtAGTTCAAGCATATTTAGAACCAAATGTTGAAAAGAGTGAAGCCAAATTTTCATGGGGTGAGTTAGATATTACAATACTTAGAGACTACACCAAATCCAAATTCGGTTGGTCACAAAATAAGTTTGATGAGATTATTAAACCAGTTATAAAAAGAATGCAAGATAGACAAACGCAGAGGACCTTACAAGATTACTTTAAAAGGAAAGTCGAATTTACTTCTTTGGATGATCAAATGAGTAAACGCGTAAAAGCAGCCGTGCACAAAATGGGTCCCGAAACTGAAGGCAGTGCTCAGGTGGAAAATGATGCAGATACATTTAAAGTTCcacaaaaaagaaaactaaCCAAAAAATCCAAACCAGCAaataatgaaacaaatgaagtcGTATCCATCAAAACTGCAAAGCCATCTAAAAGCacgaaaaaactaaaaacaaacgCAGAAATAGATGGTGCAGAAATATCAGGTATAGTAAAGATAAAGTCAGTTGCTGATGAGGAAAAACCGGCagtagaaataaaaataaacaaaacgaaGCGATTCCAAGAGGTTATTCCACAGAGAGAGAAAGACAAGCAAGGACTTTTACAGAATAAAATGAAAGCAATAGAAGTGTTCCGTAAAACTAAGTTAGATCGTAAGACTCAACGTAAGAAAAGGAGACCAAACTTGCCTAAAGAAAAGGCGGATCTCTCCGAAAGCAGTGATAGCGATTGa
- the LOC105386947 gene encoding suppressor of hairless protein isoform X2 has product MPHQFGAGAGGMAQGPPSPPPQPGALFPRYASAAGPGAGAYRPEERRLTREAMERYLRDRSDMVVVILHAKVAQKSYGNEKRFFCPPPCIYLFGDGWRLRRERMLREGETEQAAQLCAFIGIGNSDQDMQQLDLNNGKQYCAAKTLYISDSDKRKHFMLSVKMFYGNGHDIGIFNSKRIKVISKPSKKKQSLKNADLCIASGTKVALFNRLRSQTVSTRYLHVENGNFHASSTQWGAFTIHLLDDNESESEEFAVRDGYVHYGSTVKLVCSVTGMALPRLIIRKVDKQMALLEADDPVSQLHKCAFYMKDTERMYLCLSQERIIQFQATPCPKEPNKEMINDGACWTIISTDKAEYQFYEGMGPVRSPVTPVPLVHSLNLNGGGDVAMLELAGDNFTPSLQVWFGDVEAETMYRCAESMLCVVPDISQFRGQWLWVRQPTQVPVSLVRNDGIIYATGLTFTYTPEPGPRPACTPVDDVMRPEPSATWHHDAHRLPDNSLQ; this is encoded by the exons ATGCCGCACCAGttcggcgcgggcgcgggcggcatGGCGCAGGgcccgccgtcgccgccgccgcagccggGCGCGCTGTTCCCGCGCTACGCGAGCGCCGCGGGCCCGGGCGCCGGCGCCTACCGCCCCGAGGAGCGGCGCCTCACGCGCGAGGCCATGGAGCGCTACCTGCGCGACCGCTCCGACATGGTGGTGGTCATCCTGCACGCCAAGGTCGCTCAGAAGTCCTACGGCAACGAGAAGAGGTTCTTCTGCCCCCCTCCCTGCATCTACCTGTTCGGGGACGGCTGGCGGCTGCGGCGCGAGCGCATGCTGCGGGAAGGCGAGACGGAGCAGGCGGCCCAGCTCTGTGCCTTCATTGGCATCGGCAACTCTGACCAAGACATGCAGCAGCTTGACCTCAACAATGGCAAGCAGTACTGTGCTGCCAAAACCTTGTACATATCAGACTCTGACAAGAGAAAGCATTTTATGCTCTCAGTGAAAATGTTCTACGGAAATGGACATGATATTGGTATATTTAATAGTAAGAGAATAAAAGTTATATCAAAGCCTTCAAAGAAGAAGCAGTCCTTGAAAAATGCAGACTTGTGCATAGCGAGTGGGACCAAGGTGGCGCTGTTCAACAGGCTGCGGTCACAGACCGTGTCCACCCGGTACTTGCATGTAGAGAATGGGAACTTCCATGCGTCATCCACACAGTGGGGGGCGTTCACCATTCACCTACTGGATGACAATGAGAGTGAGTCAGAGGAGTTTGCGGTGAGAGATGGATATGTGCACTACGGTTCCACTGTGAAACTGGTCTGCTCAGTGACTGGCATGGCCTTGCCCAGGCTTATAATAAGAAAG GTGGACAAACAAATGGCACTCTTAGAAGCAGACGACCCCGTCTCCCAACTCCACAAGTGTGCCTTCTACATGAAGGATACTGAGCGGATGTATCTCTGTCTGTCGCAAGAGAGGATCATTCAGTTCCAGGCCACTCCATGCCCGAAGGAACCTAACAAGGAGATGATCAACGATGGTGCGTGCTGGACCATCATCTCTACAGATAAAGCCGAGTATCAGTTCTATGAAGGCATGGGACCTGTCAG ATCCCCCGTGACCCCGGTGCCCCTCGTCCACTCGCTGAACCTcaacggcggcggcgacgtGGCCATGCTGGAGCTGGCTGGAGACAACTTCACCCCGTCGCTGCAGGTGTGGTTCGGTGATGTGGAAGCGGAGACCATGTACCGGTGTGCAGAGTCCATGCTGTGTGTGGTGCCCGATATCAGCCAGTTTAGAGGGCAGTGGCTGTGGGTGCGACAGCCTACGCAG GTTCCAGTGTCTTTGGTGCGTAATGACGGGATAATTTACGCGACGGGGCTGACGTTCACGTATACCCCTGAGCCGGGTCCGCGGCCGGCGTGCACCCCCGTGGATGACGTCATGAGGCCCGAGCCCTCCGCCACGTGGCACCACGACGCGCACCGCCTGCCCGACAACTCCCTGCAATAG
- the LOC105386947 gene encoding suppressor of hairless protein isoform X1, with translation MPHQFGAGAGGMAQGPPSPPPQPGALFPRYASAAGPGAGAYRPEERRLTREAMERYLRDRSDMVVVILHAKVAQKSYGNEKRFFCPPPCIYLFGDGWRLRRERMLREGETEQAAQLCAFIGIGNSDQDMQQLDLNNGKQYCAAKTLYISDSDKRKHFMLSVKMFYGNGHDIGIFNSKRIKVISKPSKKKQSLKNADLCIASGTKVALFNRLRSQTVSTRYLHVENGNFHASSTQWGAFTIHLLDDNESESEEFAVRDGYVHYGSTVKLVCSVTGMALPRLIIRKVDKQMALLEADDPVSQLHKCAFYMKDTERMYLCLSQERIIQFQATPCPKEPNKEMINDGACWTIISTDKAEYQFYEGMGPVRSPVTPVPLVHSLNLNGGGDVAMLELAGDNFTPSLQVWFGDVEAETMYRCAESMLCVVPDISQFRGQWLWVRQPTQVSKINGISPPLQVPVSLVRNDGIIYATGLTFTYTPEPGPRPACTPVDDVMRPEPSATWHHDAHRLPDNSLQ, from the exons ATGCCGCACCAGttcggcgcgggcgcgggcggcatGGCGCAGGgcccgccgtcgccgccgccgcagccggGCGCGCTGTTCCCGCGCTACGCGAGCGCCGCGGGCCCGGGCGCCGGCGCCTACCGCCCCGAGGAGCGGCGCCTCACGCGCGAGGCCATGGAGCGCTACCTGCGCGACCGCTCCGACATGGTGGTGGTCATCCTGCACGCCAAGGTCGCTCAGAAGTCCTACGGCAACGAGAAGAGGTTCTTCTGCCCCCCTCCCTGCATCTACCTGTTCGGGGACGGCTGGCGGCTGCGGCGCGAGCGCATGCTGCGGGAAGGCGAGACGGAGCAGGCGGCCCAGCTCTGTGCCTTCATTGGCATCGGCAACTCTGACCAAGACATGCAGCAGCTTGACCTCAACAATGGCAAGCAGTACTGTGCTGCCAAAACCTTGTACATATCAGACTCTGACAAGAGAAAGCATTTTATGCTCTCAGTGAAAATGTTCTACGGAAATGGACATGATATTGGTATATTTAATAGTAAGAGAATAAAAGTTATATCAAAGCCTTCAAAGAAGAAGCAGTCCTTGAAAAATGCAGACTTGTGCATAGCGAGTGGGACCAAGGTGGCGCTGTTCAACAGGCTGCGGTCACAGACCGTGTCCACCCGGTACTTGCATGTAGAGAATGGGAACTTCCATGCGTCATCCACACAGTGGGGGGCGTTCACCATTCACCTACTGGATGACAATGAGAGTGAGTCAGAGGAGTTTGCGGTGAGAGATGGATATGTGCACTACGGTTCCACTGTGAAACTGGTCTGCTCAGTGACTGGCATGGCCTTGCCCAGGCTTATAATAAGAAAG GTGGACAAACAAATGGCACTCTTAGAAGCAGACGACCCCGTCTCCCAACTCCACAAGTGTGCCTTCTACATGAAGGATACTGAGCGGATGTATCTCTGTCTGTCGCAAGAGAGGATCATTCAGTTCCAGGCCACTCCATGCCCGAAGGAACCTAACAAGGAGATGATCAACGATGGTGCGTGCTGGACCATCATCTCTACAGATAAAGCCGAGTATCAGTTCTATGAAGGCATGGGACCTGTCAG ATCCCCCGTGACCCCGGTGCCCCTCGTCCACTCGCTGAACCTcaacggcggcggcgacgtGGCCATGCTGGAGCTGGCTGGAGACAACTTCACCCCGTCGCTGCAGGTGTGGTTCGGTGATGTGGAAGCGGAGACCATGTACCGGTGTGCAGAGTCCATGCTGTGTGTGGTGCCCGATATCAGCCAGTTTAGAGGGCAGTGGCTGTGGGTGCGACAGCCTACGCAG GTGTCAAAGATTAATGGAATTTCTCCCCCGCTGCAGGTTCCAGTGTCTTTGGTGCGTAATGACGGGATAATTTACGCGACGGGGCTGACGTTCACGTATACCCCTGAGCCGGGTCCGCGGCCGGCGTGCACCCCCGTGGATGACGTCATGAGGCCCGAGCCCTCCGCCACGTGGCACCACGACGCGCACCGCCTGCCCGACAACTCCCTGCAATAG